In the genome of Streptomyces pactum, one region contains:
- a CDS encoding alpha/beta hydrolase translates to MRLRTAAAVAATTVVSAGAAAVAVGRYASDAVLRPVPGRPPPDEPPLTVHEAGDGRITLSRSFAALRPGRYGLTGSGAHAVVGPVLADVPHAPDSVVRRLERVTHGTLEPGARMRLTPQVHLGNPRDALGLDHADVDVPGELGGLPAWFVPGARGTWVITVHGLGTTREHPMVVMPFLHRQRFAVLDLAYRGDPGAPRTGDGLAHLGACEWRDLDAAIRYAVRYGARRVILYGWSTGAAMALRAAADSALRGHLSGLVLDSPVLDWQATLRAVAARRVPGPLLPLAVRAAQGRTGLHGHGRHPAGLPRFDPADLTLPTLLLHGPDDTVASWDLSRRLAAERADLVTLHTVRHAPHAAMWNADPHRYEEALRRFLTPLM, encoded by the coding sequence TCAGCGCCGGCGCCGCCGCCGTGGCGGTCGGCCGGTACGCCAGCGACGCCGTCCTCAGACCGGTGCCCGGGCGGCCGCCGCCGGACGAACCGCCGCTGACCGTGCACGAGGCCGGCGACGGCCGGATCACCCTCAGCCGCTCCTTCGCCGCGCTCCGCCCGGGCCGGTACGGGCTCACCGGCTCCGGCGCGCACGCCGTCGTCGGGCCGGTGCTCGCCGATGTGCCGCACGCGCCCGACTCCGTGGTGCGCCGGCTGGAACGGGTCACCCACGGCACCCTGGAGCCGGGCGCGCGGATGCGGCTCACCCCGCAGGTCCACCTCGGCAACCCCCGGGACGCCCTGGGCCTGGACCACGCCGACGTCGATGTCCCCGGCGAACTCGGCGGGCTGCCGGCCTGGTTCGTGCCCGGCGCGCGTGGCACCTGGGTGATCACCGTCCACGGACTGGGCACCACCCGGGAGCACCCCATGGTGGTCATGCCCTTCCTGCACCGCCAGCGGTTCGCGGTGCTCGACCTCGCCTACCGCGGCGACCCGGGCGCGCCGCGCACCGGGGACGGGCTGGCCCACCTCGGCGCCTGCGAGTGGCGGGATCTGGACGCCGCCATCCGGTACGCGGTGCGGTACGGCGCCCGGCGCGTCATCCTCTACGGCTGGTCCACCGGTGCCGCCATGGCGCTGCGCGCCGCCGCCGACTCCGCGCTGCGGGGTCACCTCAGCGGCCTGGTGCTCGACTCGCCGGTGCTCGACTGGCAGGCCACCCTGCGGGCCGTGGCCGCCCGCCGGGTGCCCGGGCCCCTGTTGCCGCTGGCGGTGCGCGCCGCCCAGGGCCGCACCGGTCTGCACGGGCACGGCCGCCACCCGGCGGGCCTTCCCCGGTTCGACCCGGCGGACCTGACGCTGCCCACCCTGTTGTTGCACGGCCCGGACGACACCGTCGCCTCCTGGGACCTCTCCCGTCGGCTCGCCGCCGAGCGGGCCGACCTGGTCACCCTGCACACCGTCCGGCACGCGCCGCACGCGGCGATGTGGAACGCCGACCCGCACCGCTACGAGGAGGCGCTCCGGCGTTTCCTGACGCCCCTGATGTAG
- a CDS encoding ABC-F family ATP-binding cassette domain-containing protein, with the protein MITATGIELRAGARVLIESASFRVAKGDRIGLVGRNGAGKTTLTKCLAGEGMPAAGTITRSGEVGYLPQDPRTGDLDVLARDRILAARGLDTVLRKMRENEQRMATGQGATRERAMKKYERLETEFLTKGGYAAEAEAATIAASLGLPDRVLGQPLHTLSGGQRRRVELARILFSDADIMLLDEPTNHLDADSIVWLRDYLKTYRGGFIVISHDVDLVETVVNKVFYLDANRSVIDVYNMGWKLYQAQREADEKRRRRERANAEKKAAALNAQADKMRAKATKTVAAQNMARRAERLLAGLEEVRASDKVAKLRFPDPAPCGKTPLTAEGLSKSYGSLEIFTDVSLAIDKGSRVVILGLNGAGKTTLLRLLAGVEKPDTGQVVPGHGLKLGYYAQEHETLDPDRTVLENMRSAAPDMDLVDIRKTLGSFLFSGDDVDKPARVLSGGEKTRLALATLVVSSANVLLLDEPTNNLDPASREEILGALRTFTGAVVLVTHDEGAVDALQPERIILLPDGVEDLWGAEYADLVALA; encoded by the coding sequence GTGATCACCGCAACCGGCATCGAGCTGCGCGCCGGCGCCCGTGTCCTCATCGAGTCCGCCTCGTTCCGTGTCGCCAAGGGCGACCGCATCGGCCTGGTCGGCCGCAACGGCGCGGGGAAGACCACCCTCACCAAGTGCCTGGCGGGTGAGGGGATGCCGGCCGCCGGCACCATCACCCGCTCCGGCGAGGTCGGCTACCTGCCCCAGGACCCGCGCACCGGGGACCTCGACGTCCTCGCCCGGGACCGCATCCTGGCCGCCCGCGGCCTGGACACGGTGCTGCGCAAGATGCGGGAGAACGAGCAGCGGATGGCCACCGGCCAGGGCGCCACCCGTGAGCGCGCCATGAAGAAGTACGAGCGCCTGGAGACGGAGTTCCTGACCAAGGGCGGGTACGCCGCGGAGGCGGAGGCCGCCACCATCGCGGCCAGTCTCGGCCTGCCGGACCGGGTCCTCGGCCAGCCCCTGCACACCCTCTCCGGCGGTCAGCGCCGCCGCGTCGAGCTGGCCCGGATCCTCTTCTCGGACGCCGACATCATGCTGCTCGACGAGCCGACCAACCACCTCGACGCCGACTCCATCGTCTGGCTGCGCGACTACCTCAAGACCTACCGCGGCGGGTTCATCGTGATCTCGCACGACGTGGACCTGGTCGAGACGGTGGTCAACAAGGTCTTCTACCTGGACGCCAACCGCTCGGTCATCGACGTCTACAACATGGGCTGGAAGCTCTACCAGGCCCAGCGCGAGGCCGACGAGAAGCGCCGCAGGCGCGAGCGGGCCAACGCCGAGAAGAAGGCCGCGGCGCTCAACGCCCAGGCCGACAAGATGCGGGCCAAGGCCACCAAGACCGTGGCCGCCCAGAACATGGCCCGCCGGGCCGAGCGGCTCCTCGCCGGCCTGGAGGAGGTGCGCGCCTCCGACAAGGTCGCCAAGCTGCGCTTCCCCGACCCGGCCCCGTGCGGCAAGACCCCGCTGACCGCCGAGGGTCTCTCCAAGTCCTACGGCTCGCTGGAGATCTTCACCGATGTGAGCCTCGCCATCGACAAGGGTTCCCGGGTGGTCATCCTCGGCCTGAACGGCGCGGGCAAGACGACCCTGCTGCGGCTGCTCGCCGGGGTCGAGAAGCCCGACACCGGCCAGGTCGTCCCCGGCCACGGCCTCAAGCTCGGCTATTACGCGCAGGAGCACGAGACGCTCGACCCGGACCGCACGGTGCTGGAGAACATGCGATCGGCCGCGCCCGACATGGACCTGGTGGACATCCGCAAGACCCTGGGGTCGTTCCTGTTCTCCGGCGACGACGTGGACAAGCCCGCCCGGGTGCTCTCCGGCGGCGAGAAGACCCGGCTCGCGCTCGCCACCCTGGTGGTCTCCTCGGCCAACGTGCTGCTGCTCGACGAGCCCACCAACAACCTCGACCCGGCGAGCCGTGAGGAGATCCTCGGCGCGCTGCGCACCTTCACCGGTGCCGTGGTCCTGGTGACCCACGACGAGGGGGCGGTGGACGCCCTCCAGCCGGAGCGGATCATCCTGCTGCCGGACGGGGTCGAGGACCTGTGGGGCGCGGAGTACGCCGACCTGGTGGCACTGGCCTGA